One window of Deltaproteobacteria bacterium genomic DNA carries:
- a CDS encoding ribosome biogenesis GTPase Der, which translates to MKPLVAIVGRPNVGKSTLFNRLIGRRKAITRSEPGVTRDLNYGDVSEGGRTFTLVDTGGFEPEAAGGIMGKVKEQMRLAVEEADLVIFLMDGREGLTAADRELVDMLRKTHRPVIYAVNKVDSPRLEGALAEFYDLGVDRVMAVSAERGDGVYELLEEVMAALPVRRGKDRDEAVTKVAIVGRPNAGKSSILNRLAGRERMIVSEVPGTTRDAVDTEIRHHGRRFVIVDTAGIRKKSRVSSRLENYAVMAAIRSVESCDVALLVIDALEGVKSQDAKVGSLIAERGKPALIVINKWDLVDKDSHTMARYEREVRAALPGLGFAPIIFVSALTGRRTGAILDAVSSLDEAASRRVPTARLNEVFAGITARKRPPVYRGRQVKLYYITQSGVRPPTFVVFANYPAGVAEHYRRYLVNRLRELLDLGEVPVRLHFRMRK; encoded by the coding sequence ATGAAGCCGCTTGTCGCCATAGTGGGCCGTCCCAACGTGGGCAAGTCCACCCTCTTCAACAGGCTCATAGGCAGGCGCAAGGCCATAACGCGCAGCGAGCCGGGTGTAACGCGGGACCTCAATTACGGCGATGTGAGCGAGGGGGGACGCACCTTTACGCTCGTGGACACCGGGGGCTTCGAGCCGGAGGCCGCCGGCGGGATCATGGGCAAGGTCAAGGAGCAGATGCGCCTTGCCGTGGAGGAGGCCGACCTCGTGATCTTTCTCATGGACGGCCGCGAGGGGTTGACCGCGGCCGACCGCGAGCTCGTGGACATGCTGAGAAAGACGCACAGGCCCGTCATCTACGCCGTCAACAAGGTGGACTCGCCGAGGCTCGAGGGGGCGCTGGCCGAGTTCTACGATCTCGGCGTGGATAGGGTCATGGCGGTGTCGGCCGAGCGCGGCGACGGGGTGTACGAGCTGCTCGAAGAGGTGATGGCCGCGTTGCCGGTCCGCCGCGGCAAGGATAGGGACGAAGCGGTCACGAAGGTCGCCATCGTGGGCAGGCCCAACGCCGGAAAGTCCTCGATCCTAAACAGGCTGGCCGGCCGCGAGCGCATGATAGTGAGCGAGGTGCCGGGCACCACGCGCGACGCCGTGGACACGGAGATACGCCACCACGGCCGCAGATTCGTCATCGTCGACACGGCTGGCATAAGGAAGAAGAGCAGGGTGAGCTCCAGGCTCGAGAACTACGCGGTCATGGCGGCCATCCGGTCGGTGGAGAGCTGCGACGTTGCGCTCCTGGTCATTGACGCGCTGGAGGGGGTGAAGAGCCAGGACGCGAAGGTGGGCTCGCTCATAGCCGAGAGGGGCAAGCCAGCCCTCATCGTGATCAACAAGTGGGACCTCGTGGACAAGGACTCCCACACCATGGCCCGTTACGAGCGGGAGGTGAGAGCGGCGCTGCCTGGTCTCGGCTTCGCCCCGATCATATTCGTCTCGGCCCTGACGGGCCGCAGGACGGGGGCGATCCTCGACGCCGTCTCCTCGCTCGACGAGGCTGCGTCGAGACGTGTGCCGACGGCGCGCCTGAACGAGGTCTTCGCCGGGATTACGGCGCGCAAACGTCCCCCGGTCTACCGCGGCAGGCAGGTGAAGCTCTACTACATAACCCAGAGCGGCGTGCGGCCTCCCACCTTCGTGGTCTTCGCCAACTACCCGGCCGGCGTGGCCGAGCACTACCGCCGCTATCTCGTAAACAGGCTGAGGGAGCTGCTGGACCTCGGCGAAGTGCCGGTGAGGCTCCACTTCAGGATGAGGAAGTAG
- a CDS encoding response regulator, whose amino-acid sequence MKPRVLIVDDDAGIRELIASKMVMDGYEVEQAGDGLEGLDKVEAFHPDLILVDVMMPRMDGYEMCRRLKSDDRTRLIPVVMLTAKSELEDVVLGLELGAEDYIEKPCSLIEVSARVKSLLKMRAMQTRLHDSEKLAALGEMVDGIAHEIRNPLATIGGMARLLRSRERDDRNREYISTIIKAVERMERMIQRIDEYKGILTSRLQRSDVNLVMLKALEDLRDIMDGKEIEIDLDLMADPPEVLLDRSNLKKAFFNILQNSVEAIESKGEIRIRSHVEDGSSLVVEISDTGCGIEEDDLFKIFSPFHTSKMTGAGLGLTMSYRIVQDHGGDISAESEPGRGASFTIRLPLARASSRGDRGA is encoded by the coding sequence ATGAAGCCGAGGGTCCTCATAGTCGATGACGACGCCGGCATCCGTGAGCTCATAGCCAGCAAGATGGTCATGGACGGCTACGAGGTGGAGCAGGCCGGCGACGGCCTGGAGGGGCTGGACAAGGTCGAGGCCTTTCACCCGGACCTCATCCTCGTGGACGTAATGATGCCGCGCATGGACGGCTACGAGATGTGCAGGCGCCTCAAGAGCGACGACAGGACAAGGCTCATACCGGTCGTCATGCTCACGGCCAAGTCCGAGCTCGAGGACGTGGTCCTGGGACTGGAGCTCGGCGCCGAGGACTACATAGAGAAGCCGTGCAGCCTCATCGAGGTGTCGGCCAGGGTCAAGTCGCTCCTCAAGATGAGGGCCATGCAGACCAGGCTCCACGACAGCGAGAAGCTGGCCGCCCTGGGAGAGATGGTCGACGGCATAGCCCACGAGATACGCAATCCGCTGGCGACCATAGGCGGCATGGCCCGGCTCCTGCGCTCCAGGGAGCGCGACGACAGGAACAGGGAGTACATCTCGACGATCATAAAGGCCGTGGAGCGCATGGAGCGCATGATACAGAGGATCGACGAGTACAAGGGCATACTCACCTCGCGGCTGCAGCGCTCCGACGTGAACCTGGTGATGCTCAAGGCCCTCGAGGACCTGCGCGACATCATGGACGGCAAGGAGATAGAGATCGACCTCGACCTCATGGCGGACCCGCCGGAGGTGCTCCTTGACCGCAGTAACCTCAAGAAGGCCTTCTTCAACATCCTCCAGAACTCGGTGGAGGCCATAGAGAGTAAAGGCGAGATACGGATCCGCTCCCATGTGGAGGACGGCTCCTCCCTTGTCGTGGAGATAAGCGATACGGGCTGCGGCATCGAGGAGGACGACCTCTTCAAGATATTCAGTCCCTTCCATACCTCCAAGATGACCGGAGCGGGGCTGGGCCTCACCATGAGCTACCGCATCGTCCAGGACCACGGCGGCGATATAAGCGCCGAGAGCGAGCCGGGACGGGGCGCAAGCTTCACCATAAGGCTGCCTCTGGCAAGGGCCTCGTCCCGGGGCGACCGAGGCGCGTAA